A DNA window from Pseudomonas wuhanensis contains the following coding sequences:
- the speA gene encoding arginine decarboxylase, whose translation MSVRRTRKDDGSQWTVADSRSVYGIRHWGAGYFAINDAGRVEVRPNGPTSSPIDLFEQVDQLRKSGLSLPLLVRFPDILQDRVRQLTGAFDANIERLEYQSKYTALYPIKVNQQEAVIENIIATQNVSIGLEAGSKPELLAVLALAPKGGTIVCNGYKDREFIRLALMGQKLGHNVFIVIEKESEVGLVIEEAASLKVKPQVGLRVRLSSLASSKWADTGGEKSKFGLSAAQLLSVVERFRAAGLDQGIRLLHFHMGSQIANLADYQHGFKEAIRYYGELRNLGLPVDHIDVGGGLGVDYDGTHSRNASSINYDMDDYAGVVVGMLKEFCDAQSLPHPNIFSESGRSLTAHHAMLVVQVTDVEKHNDDVPKIDNKEELPETVQWLVDLLGPTDIEMVTETYWRATHYMSDVATQYADGKLTLAQKALAEQCYFAVCRRLHNSLKARQRSHRQVLDELNDKLADKYICNFSVFQSLPDTWAIGQVLPILPLHRLDEEPLRRAVLQDLTCDSDGKIKQYVDEQSIETSLPVHGLNEGEDYLLGIFLVGAYQEILGDMHNLFGDTDSVNIYQNADGSVYHAGIETHDTIEDMLRYVHLSPEELMTHYRDKCASARISAAERTQFLDALRLGLTRSSYLSS comes from the coding sequence ATGTCCGTACGACGCACACGCAAAGACGATGGCAGCCAATGGACAGTTGCGGACAGCCGCAGTGTTTACGGGATTCGCCATTGGGGGGCCGGGTATTTCGCGATCAATGACGCCGGTCGCGTCGAAGTTCGTCCGAACGGCCCGACCAGTTCGCCTATCGACCTGTTCGAGCAAGTCGACCAACTGCGCAAAAGCGGTTTGTCCTTGCCGTTGCTGGTGCGTTTCCCCGACATCCTGCAAGACCGCGTACGTCAGCTGACCGGCGCGTTCGACGCCAACATCGAGCGCCTGGAATACCAGAGCAAGTACACCGCGCTGTACCCGATCAAGGTCAACCAGCAGGAAGCGGTGATCGAAAACATCATCGCCACCCAGAACGTTTCCATCGGTCTGGAAGCCGGCTCCAAGCCGGAACTGCTGGCGGTACTGGCGCTGGCGCCGAAGGGCGGCACCATCGTCTGCAACGGTTACAAGGACCGCGAGTTCATCCGTCTGGCGCTGATGGGCCAGAAGCTCGGTCACAACGTGTTCATCGTGATCGAGAAAGAATCCGAAGTCGGTCTGGTGATCGAAGAAGCGGCGTCGCTCAAGGTCAAGCCGCAGGTCGGCTTGCGCGTGCGTCTGTCGTCCCTGGCGTCGAGCAAGTGGGCAGACACCGGTGGCGAAAAATCCAAGTTCGGCCTGTCGGCGGCGCAACTGCTGTCGGTGGTCGAGCGTTTCCGCGCTGCCGGTCTGGATCAGGGCATTCGCCTGTTGCACTTCCACATGGGCTCGCAGATCGCCAACCTGGCGGACTACCAGCACGGCTTCAAGGAAGCGATCCGTTACTACGGCGAGTTGCGCAACCTTGGCCTGCCGGTGGATCACATCGACGTCGGCGGCGGTTTGGGCGTGGACTACGACGGTACTCACTCGCGTAACGCCAGTTCGATCAACTACGACATGGACGATTACGCCGGTGTCGTGGTCGGGATGCTCAAGGAGTTCTGCGACGCGCAGAGCCTGCCGCACCCGAACATCTTCTCTGAAAGCGGCCGCTCCCTGACTGCTCACCACGCCATGCTGGTGGTGCAGGTGACCGACGTTGAGAAACATAACGACGACGTGCCGAAGATCGATAACAAGGAAGAGCTGCCGGAAACCGTGCAGTGGCTGGTTGACCTGCTCGGCCCGACCGACATCGAAATGGTCACCGAGACCTACTGGCGCGCCACGCACTACATGAGCGACGTGGCCACTCAATACGCCGATGGCAAGTTGACCCTGGCGCAAAAAGCCCTGGCCGAGCAATGCTACTTCGCCGTTTGCCGCCGCTTGCACAACTCATTGAAGGCCCGTCAGCGTTCCCACCGTCAGGTGCTCGACGAACTCAACGACAAGCTGGCCGACAAGTACATCTGCAACTTCTCGGTATTCCAGAGCCTGCCGGACACCTGGGCCATCGGCCAGGTCCTGCCGATCCTGCCGCTGCACCGTCTCGACGAAGAGCCGCTGCGCCGCGCGGTGCTGCAAGACCTGACCTGCGACTCCGACGGCAAGATCAAACAATACGTCGATGAGCAGAGCATCGAAACCAGCTTGCCAGTGCACGGTTTGAACGAAGGTGAAGACTATCTGCTGGGGATCTTCCTGGTGGGTGCTTACCAGGAAATTCTCGGCGACATGCACAACCTGTTCGGTGACACCGACTCGGTGAACATCTACCAGAACGCCGACGGCAGCGTGTACCACGCCGGTATCGAAACCCACGACACCATCGAAGACATGCTGCGCTACGTGCACTTGTCGCCGGAAGAGCTGATGACCCACTACCGCGACAAGTGCGCCAGTGCCCGCATCAGCGCCGCCGAGCGCACCCAGTTCCTCGATGCCTTGCGTCTGGGCCTGACCCGTTCGTCTTACCTGTCTTCTTGA
- a CDS encoding translation initiation factor Sui1: MAKKAASFAALGGLVFSTDAGRHCPDCSQPVDACICKQTVIPAGDGIARVRRESKGRGGKTVTTITGVPLAEDALKELATTLKKRCGTGGALKDGIIEIQGDHVELLLAELIKHGFKAKKSGG; encoded by the coding sequence GTGGCCAAAAAAGCCGCATCCTTCGCCGCCCTTGGTGGCCTGGTATTTTCCACCGACGCAGGTCGTCATTGCCCGGATTGCAGTCAACCGGTGGATGCCTGCATCTGCAAACAAACCGTTATCCCGGCCGGCGACGGCATCGCTCGCGTGCGTCGCGAAAGCAAGGGCCGTGGCGGCAAGACGGTGACCACCATCACCGGCGTGCCGTTGGCCGAAGACGCGCTCAAGGAACTGGCCACCACGTTGAAGAAACGTTGCGGGACCGGTGGGGCGTTAAAAGACGGGATCATCGAAATCCAGGGCGATCATGTCGAGCTACTCTTGGCCGAACTGATCAAACACGGTTTCAAAGCGAAGAAGTCCGGCGGCTAG
- a CDS encoding DUF2333 family protein has product MLDWKNRTGSAPERAAEPKSATRSYFGGLLFSRALATLIVLYLLVAIALGWYWSQEPALFPVQQNAQVAAEKEGKQMVVGYTTVETLKTVAGTLLTKPGGYISNDRFPPGLWMDNTPSWEYGVLVQVRDLSRALRKDFARSQSQSTEDADLAKAEPRFNFDNKSWVLPSSESEYQEGINSLSRYQARLSGPDQKSALFYARADNLNNWLGDVGTRLGSLSQRLSASVGRVKLNTALKTEVPALGQVPQVDEEVVETPWLQIDNVFYEARGQAWALSHLLRAIEVDFADVLAKKNATVSVRQIIRELEASQEPVWSPMILNGSGFGVLANHSLVMANYISRANAAVIDLRQLLNQG; this is encoded by the coding sequence ATGCTGGACTGGAAGAACCGCACAGGCAGCGCGCCTGAGCGTGCCGCTGAACCGAAATCGGCCACCCGCAGTTATTTTGGCGGCCTGTTGTTCAGCCGGGCGCTGGCTACTCTGATTGTTCTTTACCTGTTGGTGGCGATCGCGCTGGGCTGGTACTGGAGCCAGGAGCCGGCGCTGTTCCCGGTTCAGCAGAATGCCCAGGTGGCGGCCGAGAAAGAAGGCAAGCAGATGGTGGTCGGGTACACCACGGTGGAAACCCTCAAGACCGTTGCCGGCACCTTGCTGACCAAACCGGGCGGCTATATTTCCAACGACCGTTTCCCGCCGGGCCTGTGGATGGATAATACGCCGAGCTGGGAATATGGCGTGCTGGTCCAGGTCCGCGACCTGAGCCGTGCGCTGCGTAAAGACTTCGCCCGCTCGCAGTCGCAGTCCACCGAAGACGCCGACCTGGCCAAGGCCGAGCCGCGTTTCAACTTCGACAACAAAAGCTGGGTGCTGCCATCCAGTGAGTCCGAGTATCAGGAAGGCATCAATTCCCTGAGTCGTTATCAGGCGCGTCTGTCGGGGCCTGACCAGAAAAGCGCGCTGTTCTATGCCCGCGCCGACAACCTGAACAACTGGCTGGGTGATGTGGGAACCCGTCTGGGTTCGCTGTCGCAACGGCTGTCGGCCAGTGTTGGCCGGGTCAAGCTCAACACCGCACTGAAGACTGAAGTCCCGGCCCTCGGCCAGGTGCCGCAGGTTGACGAAGAAGTCGTCGAAACCCCGTGGCTGCAGATCGATAACGTGTTCTACGAAGCCCGCGGTCAGGCCTGGGCGTTGTCCCACTTGCTGCGTGCTATCGAAGTCGATTTCGCCGATGTGCTGGCGAAGAAGAACGCCACGGTCAGCGTGCGCCAGATCATTCGTGAACTGGAAGCCTCGCAAGAACCGGTCTGGAGCCCGATGATCCTCAATGGCAGCGGCTTTGGTGTGTTGGCCAACCACTCGCTGGTCATGGCCAATTACATCTCCCGGGCCAACGCCGCGGTGATCGATTTGCGTCAACTGCTCAATCAGGGCTGA
- the gcbA gene encoding diguanylate cyclase GcbA, whose product MTEPEDPSRERLKHHFAQRVIHQARQILEIWQRLQRNEWSTTDLSELSEANLRLLRFAERFEQPEHTQLARHIGQSLEAVDANRGRLSSGLITDLNRLMQRLSRTGLRHGDQLEQTFLPPLRKPIYVMLQDHDRAERLAKQLEFFGLSAQSLDSVAAFRSSMVERLPAAIVMDVDFSGAGIGLKLAAEAQEGLDQPLPLLFFSLHETDTPTRLAAVRAGGQEFLTGTLEASSLLEKIEVLTCVAQYEPYKVLIIDDSRAQALHTERLLNSAGIVTRTLIEPIQAMAELADFQPDLIILDMYMPACTGTELAKVIRHNDRYVSVPIIYLSAEDDLDKQLDAMSEGGDDFLTKPIKPRHLITTVRNRAARARNLKARMVRDSLTGLYNHTHILQLLEDCSFRARRENKPLSFAMLDIDHFKRVNDSHGHPMGDRVIKSLALFLKQRLRKTDFIGRYGGEEFAIVMPDTDIESAYKVLDEIRQRFAEIHYPAQPQDLWCTFSAGVVELREDSDSLLMASQADEALYRAKDAGRNRVQAARESKQSATFSSESTHSVITL is encoded by the coding sequence ATGACCGAGCCAGAAGACCCCAGCCGTGAGCGCCTCAAGCACCACTTTGCCCAGCGGGTAATTCATCAGGCACGTCAGATTCTTGAGATATGGCAACGCCTGCAGCGCAACGAATGGTCCACCACCGACTTGTCGGAATTGAGTGAAGCTAATCTGCGCCTGCTGCGCTTTGCCGAACGTTTCGAACAACCGGAACATACCCAGCTGGCGCGCCACATTGGCCAGTCGCTGGAAGCGGTGGACGCCAACCGCGGACGTCTGAGCAGCGGACTGATCACTGACCTCAATCGCCTGATGCAGCGTCTGTCCCGCACCGGCCTGCGCCATGGCGACCAGCTCGAACAAACCTTCCTGCCGCCGCTGCGCAAACCGATCTACGTGATGTTGCAGGATCACGACCGGGCCGAGCGGCTGGCCAAGCAACTTGAATTCTTCGGGCTCAGCGCTCAATCCCTCGACAGTGTCGCCGCGTTCCGCTCCTCAATGGTCGAGCGGTTGCCGGCGGCGATTGTCATGGACGTTGACTTCAGTGGCGCCGGCATCGGCCTGAAACTGGCGGCCGAAGCCCAGGAAGGCCTCGATCAGCCCTTGCCACTGTTGTTTTTCAGCCTGCACGAAACCGATACTCCGACCCGCCTCGCCGCCGTGCGGGCCGGTGGCCAGGAATTTCTCACCGGCACCCTCGAAGCCTCGAGCCTGTTGGAAAAGATCGAAGTCCTGACCTGTGTCGCCCAGTACGAACCTTATAAAGTGCTGATCATCGACGACTCCCGCGCCCAGGCCTTGCACACCGAACGCCTGCTCAATAGCGCAGGGATCGTCACGCGGACCTTGATCGAACCGATCCAGGCCATGGCCGAACTGGCGGACTTCCAGCCGGACCTGATCATCCTCGACATGTACATGCCGGCCTGCACCGGTACTGAATTGGCCAAGGTGATCCGCCATAACGACCGCTATGTCAGCGTACCGATCATTTATCTGTCGGCCGAAGACGACCTGGACAAGCAGCTCGACGCCATGAGCGAGGGTGGCGACGACTTCCTGACCAAGCCGATCAAGCCACGGCACCTGATCACCACCGTACGCAACCGCGCGGCGCGGGCGCGCAATCTGAAAGCACGGATGGTGCGTGACAGCCTGACCGGTTTGTACAACCACACCCACATTCTGCAATTGCTCGAAGACTGTTCATTCCGCGCCCGGCGCGAAAACAAGCCGCTGAGCTTTGCGATGCTCGACATCGACCACTTCAAACGGGTCAACGACAGTCACGGCCATCCCATGGGCGACCGGGTGATCAAGAGCCTGGCGCTGTTCCTCAAGCAACGGTTGCGCAAGACCGACTTCATTGGCCGCTACGGCGGTGAAGAGTTCGCCATCGTCATGCCGGACACGGATATCGAATCGGCCTACAAGGTGCTCGATGAAATCCGTCAGCGCTTTGCCGAAATTCATTACCCGGCTCAGCCTCAGGATCTCTGGTGCACCTTCAGCGCCGGCGTCGTCGAACTGCGCGAAGACTCTGACAGCCTGCTGATGGCCAGTCAGGCAGACGAAGCGCTGTACCGCGCCAAAGACGCCGGACGCAACCGCGTGCAAGCCGCGCGGGAGTCAAAGCAAAGTGCCACTTTTTCATCGGAATCGACCCATTCGGTCATAACCCTGTAA
- a CDS encoding methyl-accepting chemotaxis protein, with protein sequence MRLKLLTNLNTLLLVAVCVALGATLWWSQKALERPYLLMERYLGLSQQFQNEVARNVENYLASGDALRLSNASQAIGSLQKELGELPPALADTLRPSLTNLDEFSKTDLLAAGKLAGDPQALLLQAERELGASLDQLSQYASGNAAYLTPLLTASQHLGKLSLARDKLVSSGRSELAADVEREVANIRTQAEQLDALPLLGVTASTESNTDDFAAMMGLENTEKAVAEDAGVGLKREFNSLLTRYPSELARTREQIQKRADLSTATHLKIAAVQQSIAGLEPVVRAQHGQIQGEVRLIQGVMIGLILLIALLIDTLQRRLARTLTNLAPALSTWAEGDFSRDIQLGATNRELHDIQASLNRLRAYLVDLVGTIRLNAEQVAGSSRTLAELSNDLHSGAEHQAGDTALIRDSLGELEATIQQVAGDASQAADASRHAGLAVEHGQKVIGLSLTGLHALVGEVQGNAQMIEHLAEESATIGGVLTVIRSIADQTNLLALNAAIEAARAGEMGRGFAVVAEEVRSLAQRTAGATAEIQTLIAGLQTAARQSVEGMRAQVEHAEATANQAQAADGALDKIVGAIQTISDTAVRIADVTAQQSGAVSEIRDHSERIHQLGGDNLLRIGEGREQGENLLVLGGRLHTAVQAFRV encoded by the coding sequence ATGCGCCTGAAGCTGTTGACCAATCTCAATACCCTCCTTCTGGTCGCCGTGTGCGTGGCCCTTGGCGCCACGCTCTGGTGGTCGCAAAAAGCCCTGGAACGCCCTTATCTGTTGATGGAGCGTTACTTGGGTCTGTCTCAGCAGTTTCAAAATGAAGTGGCGCGCAACGTCGAGAATTACCTGGCCAGCGGCGATGCCCTGCGCCTGAGCAACGCCAGCCAGGCCATCGGCAGCCTGCAAAAGGAGCTCGGTGAGTTGCCGCCGGCATTGGCTGACACCTTGCGCCCGAGCCTGACGAATCTGGATGAATTCAGCAAAACTGATCTGTTGGCCGCCGGCAAACTCGCTGGCGACCCGCAAGCATTGCTGCTGCAAGCCGAACGCGAACTCGGCGCCAGCCTGGATCAACTCAGCCAATACGCCAGCGGCAACGCGGCGTACCTGACGCCTTTACTCACTGCGTCCCAACACTTGGGCAAACTGTCCCTGGCTCGGGACAAACTGGTCAGCAGTGGTCGCAGCGAACTGGCCGCCGATGTTGAACGCGAAGTCGCTAACATCCGCACTCAAGCCGAGCAACTGGACGCTTTACCGCTGCTGGGTGTGACCGCCAGCACCGAATCAAACACCGATGATTTCGCCGCGATGATGGGGCTGGAGAACACCGAAAAAGCCGTCGCCGAAGATGCCGGCGTCGGCCTCAAGCGTGAATTCAACAGCCTGCTCACCCGCTACCCTTCGGAACTGGCGCGCACCCGCGAACAGATTCAGAAACGCGCCGACCTCAGCACCGCGACGCACTTGAAAATCGCCGCCGTGCAGCAGTCCATCGCCGGGCTGGAACCGGTAGTGCGTGCCCAGCACGGGCAGATCCAGGGCGAAGTGCGGCTGATACAGGGAGTGATGATCGGGCTGATCCTGCTGATCGCCTTGCTCATCGATACCTTGCAGCGACGCCTGGCCCGAACGCTGACCAACCTCGCCCCGGCGCTGTCGACCTGGGCCGAAGGTGACTTCAGCCGCGACATTCAACTGGGCGCGACCAACCGCGAACTGCATGACATTCAAGCCTCGCTCAATCGCTTGCGCGCCTATCTGGTCGACCTGGTGGGCACCATTCGCCTCAACGCCGAGCAAGTCGCCGGCAGTAGCCGAACGTTGGCCGAATTAAGCAATGACCTGCACAGCGGCGCCGAGCATCAGGCCGGCGACACAGCACTGATCCGAGACTCTCTCGGCGAACTCGAGGCGACGATTCAACAAGTCGCCGGTGATGCCAGCCAGGCCGCGGACGCCAGTCGTCATGCAGGGCTGGCGGTGGAACATGGTCAGAAGGTCATCGGCCTGAGCCTCACCGGGCTGCATGCGCTGGTGGGTGAAGTGCAAGGCAATGCGCAGATGATCGAACATCTGGCCGAGGAGTCGGCGACCATCGGCGGCGTGCTGACGGTAATTCGTTCGATTGCTGACCAGACCAACCTGCTGGCCCTGAACGCCGCCATCGAAGCGGCCCGCGCCGGGGAAATGGGCCGAGGGTTTGCGGTAGTGGCCGAAGAGGTTCGCTCACTGGCACAACGCACCGCCGGGGCCACCGCCGAGATCCAGACGCTGATCGCCGGCCTGCAAACCGCCGCGCGGCAATCGGTCGAAGGCATGCGCGCTCAGGTCGAACACGCCGAAGCCACGGCCAATCAGGCCCAGGCGGCCGACGGTGCGCTGGATAAAATCGTCGGGGCGATCCAGACCATTTCCGACACAGCGGTGCGCATCGCTGATGTCACCGCCCAGCAGAGCGGCGCTGTCAGCGAAATCCGCGATCACAGTGAGCGGATTCACCAATTGGGTGGGGATAACTTGCTGCGCATCGGCGAAGGACGTGAACAAGGGGAGAATTTGTTGGTGCTGGGTGGGCGGTTGCATACAGCCGTTCAGGCCTTTCGGGTCTAA
- a CDS encoding type VI secretion system Vgr family protein has protein sequence MFDPANEPSFRLDIAGLPDSFEVLAFTGSEAISKPFVFDVDLLNDDPTLDLASLLYRSAFLHFGSRGQGIHGQLLGLVQLGHGSEPGLCRVRLGPRLACLAQRFNQRIFSQCSVPDILAQVLKEHGIAGKDRRFDLSGDYPSRDFCTQYRESDLQFLQRLCAQERLHYYFEHRSCGHCLVFGDGLGQFSRGEESVFKGENEQPGVRQFKLHGCGQIAEGQTNLATLRSGQLMPLSGHPCGDWNRLWLLTHVEHQGGQEPELPYSNQLRAVVQEMPFVAPHSGVKPRMHSLQRAWVVEVDESEPDLSRPVAVQFDWLYQGEGAAPSHCWLPLAPELQGAGTLPLSEGAQVLVSFIEGDPDQPLISGFLPGAASSAEPVIPDLQPSLTTDVSPVLEGLQCLLQSSEPLVLLCLLPGGGSFSHCAQALCTCRAAMQLGQSGAA, from the coding sequence ATGTTCGATCCAGCCAACGAGCCGTCATTTCGTCTGGATATAGCGGGTCTTCCCGACTCCTTTGAGGTCTTGGCCTTTACCGGTAGTGAAGCCATCAGCAAGCCTTTTGTGTTCGACGTGGATCTGCTGAACGATGACCCGACGCTGGACCTCGCAAGCCTGCTGTATCGCTCGGCCTTTTTGCACTTCGGGTCCCGGGGGCAGGGTATTCACGGGCAGTTGCTGGGCCTCGTTCAGCTCGGCCATGGCAGTGAGCCCGGGCTATGCCGTGTGCGTCTGGGACCCAGGCTGGCGTGTCTGGCCCAGCGCTTCAATCAGCGAATCTTCAGCCAGTGCTCGGTGCCGGATATTCTCGCTCAAGTACTCAAGGAGCACGGCATTGCCGGCAAGGATCGGCGCTTCGACCTGAGCGGCGATTACCCGTCCCGTGATTTCTGCACGCAGTACCGGGAATCAGACCTGCAGTTTCTCCAGCGTCTGTGCGCCCAGGAACGGCTTCATTACTACTTCGAACACCGCTCATGCGGACACTGTCTGGTTTTCGGTGATGGCCTGGGGCAGTTTAGCCGTGGCGAAGAGAGCGTCTTCAAGGGTGAGAACGAACAACCAGGTGTGCGTCAGTTCAAGCTGCACGGCTGCGGGCAAATTGCCGAAGGCCAGACGAATCTGGCGACCCTGCGCAGCGGCCAACTGATGCCGCTGTCCGGTCACCCGTGTGGGGACTGGAATCGTCTCTGGCTACTGACCCATGTCGAGCATCAGGGAGGGCAGGAACCAGAGCTTCCTTATAGCAACCAACTACGGGCCGTTGTGCAGGAAATGCCTTTCGTGGCACCTCATTCGGGCGTGAAACCCAGGATGCACAGTCTGCAGCGGGCGTGGGTGGTCGAGGTCGATGAGTCTGAACCGGATCTGTCCAGACCGGTTGCGGTGCAGTTCGACTGGCTTTACCAGGGGGAGGGCGCAGCGCCCAGCCACTGCTGGTTGCCGTTGGCTCCCGAGCTGCAAGGCGCTGGCACCCTGCCGTTGAGTGAAGGGGCGCAGGTGCTGGTGAGCTTTATCGAAGGCGATCCGGATCAACCCTTGATCAGCGGATTTCTTCCCGGCGCAGCCTCCAGTGCAGAGCCAGTCATACCCGACCTGCAACCCTCCTTGACGACCGATGTCAGCCCGGTGCTCGAGGGCTTGCAGTGCTTGCTGCAATCCAGCGAACCCTTGGTGCTCCTGTGCCTGCTGCCCGGCGGCGGCAGTTTCAGTCATTGCGCGCAGGCCCTTTGCACCTGCCGGGCGGCGATGCAGCTCGGCCAGAGCGGTGCGGCATGA
- a CDS encoding NUDIX hydrolase, which translates to MVDSSVDDMREAAHRAASDAEQIAWVDEQDNLLGALVRSELRERELIGRGTYIMLFNSAGELCVHRRTLSKAIYPGYWDVAAGGMVLATETYAESAARELEEELGVSGVELTAHDHFFFEDTGNRLWCSAFSAVWDGPLILQPEEVLEARFISIDQVLLEIQQKPYCPDSLAALKRYLRAQGDDVAKEL; encoded by the coding sequence ATGGTCGATAGCTCCGTCGATGACATGCGTGAGGCCGCCCATCGTGCGGCCTCCGATGCCGAACAGATCGCCTGGGTCGACGAGCAGGACAACCTGCTCGGCGCTCTGGTCCGCTCCGAGCTGCGCGAACGCGAGCTGATCGGGCGCGGCACCTACATCATGCTGTTCAATTCTGCCGGTGAACTGTGCGTGCACCGGCGCACCCTGAGCAAAGCGATATACCCCGGTTACTGGGACGTGGCGGCCGGCGGCATGGTGCTGGCCACCGAGACTTACGCCGAATCGGCGGCCCGTGAGCTGGAAGAAGAGCTGGGCGTGAGCGGTGTGGAACTGACTGCCCATGATCACTTTTTCTTCGAGGACACCGGCAATCGGCTCTGGTGTTCGGCATTTTCGGCGGTGTGGGACGGACCGTTGATCCTGCAGCCGGAAGAAGTGCTGGAAGCGCGCTTTATCTCGATCGATCAGGTTCTGCTGGAAATCCAGCAAAAGCCGTATTGCCCGGACTCTCTGGCGGCGTTGAAGCGCTATCTTCGTGCCCAAGGGGATGACGTCGCAAAAGAGCTGTAA